Sequence from the Mesorhizobium sp. PAMC28654 genome:
GCGCCCATTTGCCGATCAGGTCGCGCGTGTACTGACGCTTCACCGTACCCGGCGTCGCCAGCACGGAAACCAGGCCCGAGCGCGTGCGCTCCGCCGCCGGCTTGATGGCCGGCACCGTGCCGACAAAGGGATGGCCGGGGAATTTTTGACGCAACGCGTCAATCACCAGCGTCGAGGCGGTGTTGCAGGGAATGACCGAGATCTCCGGCTGGAATTTTTCCAGCAGCGCACCGAACAGGCCAAGGATGTGAGCGCTGAGGGCCGGCTCCTCCCAGGCGCCATAAGGGAAAGCGGCGTCATCGGCGACATAGACAAAGCGGCGGTCGGGCATCAGCACGCGCGCCTCGCGCAGCACGGTGAGCCCGCCGATGCCGGAATCGAACATCAGGATCGGACGTTCAGTCATTGTCGGTTCCCCTGCCGCCCGGCGGCGGCGTGTCATTGTCGTCGCCATTGGCGTCCGGCGCCTGGCCAGCCGCTTCCGCCTTGCGGGCACGCGCCGCCGCTGCTGGCAACCGTCTTGGATCATCCCCTGGTGATCCATCGCCGCGAGGCATTGCCGGCGAGAACCTGTCAAGCGACGAGATGATGCCGCGCAGAACCTTGAGTTCCGGCTCTGCGAAGCCGGCGCGCGTCAGCACGGCGCGCAGATTATCGACCATCTTCGGCTTCTTCGGCGCTGGCCGAAAATAGCCGCGCGCTTCGAGTGCGCCTTCGAGGTAGGCGAACAGGCCGTGCAGCTCTTCCT
This genomic interval carries:
- the murI gene encoding glutamate racemase gives rise to the protein MTERPILMFDSGIGGLTVLREARVLMPDRRFVYVADDAAFPYGAWEEPALSAHILGLFGALLEKFQPEISVIPCNTASTLVIDALRQKFPGHPFVGTVPAIKPAAERTRSGLVSVLATPGTVKRQYTRDLIGKWAQKCHVRLVGSDRLAPLAEIYMRQGFVDEEIVREEIAPCFVEKDGARTDIVVLGCTHYPFLANRMRKTAPWPVDWIDPAEAIARRAMSLLAPVDGPLPVGEPDIAVFTSGKADFATSRLMQGFGLTVA